A region of Acidobacteriota bacterium DNA encodes the following proteins:
- a CDS encoding NAD(P)/FAD-dependent oxidoreductase encodes MLDVVVIGGGPAGSTTSTLLAQAGLKVALFEREQFPRFHIGESLIPETYWVLKRLNMLEKMQRSHFVKKHSVQFINANGKLSAPFYFWDNKPHECSQTWQVVRSEFDQMMLENAREHGVDARDGVHVIEVLFEGDRAVGVAIKQDGERREIRAKVVVDASGQAALLMNRMKLRLWDPVLNKGAIWTYWEGAYRDTGRDEGATMVIQTPNRDGWFWNIPLHNHIVSLGVVAPFDYLFKGRKGDHEATYQEEVEKTPAIQERIKNAKRVTGYFATRDYSYRSTQVAGNGWVLVGDAFGFLDPLYSSGVLLALKSGELAADAIVDGLNKGDTSAAQLGRWGENFNHGVDRMRRLVCEYYDGFSFGQFVKNYPGLRNTVTDLLIGDLFTDKVDKVWGPMETLYAPDKKRLETWREGIAPEAAEHKVNELTLPEGRRP; translated from the coding sequence ATGCTCGACGTTGTCGTGATTGGTGGCGGGCCGGCTGGCTCGACCACCTCGACCCTTCTCGCGCAGGCCGGACTCAAGGTGGCGCTGTTCGAGCGCGAGCAGTTTCCGCGCTTCCACATCGGCGAATCGCTGATCCCCGAAACGTACTGGGTGCTCAAGCGGCTCAACATGCTCGAGAAGATGCAGCGGAGCCACTTCGTCAAGAAGCACAGCGTGCAGTTCATCAACGCCAACGGCAAGCTGTCGGCACCGTTCTACTTCTGGGACAACAAGCCGCACGAGTGCTCGCAGACGTGGCAGGTGGTGCGCAGCGAGTTCGACCAGATGATGCTGGAGAACGCGCGCGAGCACGGCGTCGACGCCCGGGACGGCGTCCACGTGATCGAAGTGCTGTTCGAGGGCGATCGCGCTGTCGGCGTGGCGATTAAGCAGGACGGCGAGCGAAGAGAGATCCGCGCCAAGGTCGTCGTCGATGCCAGCGGCCAGGCCGCGCTGCTGATGAACCGCATGAAGCTGCGGCTCTGGGATCCGGTGCTGAACAAGGGCGCGATCTGGACCTACTGGGAGGGCGCCTACCGCGACACCGGCCGTGATGAAGGCGCCACCATGGTGATCCAGACCCCGAACCGCGACGGCTGGTTCTGGAACATCCCCCTTCACAACCACATCGTCTCGCTCGGCGTCGTCGCGCCATTTGATTACCTGTTCAAGGGCCGCAAGGGCGATCATGAAGCGACCTACCAGGAAGAAGTCGAGAAGACGCCGGCCATCCAGGAGCGGATCAAGAACGCCAAGCGCGTCACCGGCTACTTCGCCACGCGCGACTACTCGTACCGCTCGACGCAGGTGGCCGGCAACGGCTGGGTGCTGGTCGGCGACGCGTTCGGCTTTCTCGATCCTCTCTACTCGTCAGGCGTCCTGCTCGCGCTCAAGTCGGGCGAGCTTGCCGCCGATGCGATCGTCGATGGCCTCAACAAGGGCGACACCAGCGCCGCGCAGCTCGGCCGGTGGGGCGAGAACTTCAATCACGGCGTGGACCGGATGCGCCGGCTGGTGTGCGAGTATTACGACGGCTTCAGCTTCGGCCAGTTCGTCAAGAACTACCCCGGCCTGCGCAACACCGTGACCGACCTGCTGATTGGCGACCTGTTCACCGACAAGGTCGACAAGGTGTGGGGACCCATGGAGACGCTGTACGCGCCCGACAAGAAACGGCTGGAAACCTGGCGTGAAGGCATTGCCCCCGAGGCCGCCGAGCACAAGGTCAACGAGCTGACGCTGCCAGAAGGGCGACGGCCATAG
- a CDS encoding thioesterase family protein — MQFAETDLAGMVHFSNFFRYMEEAEHALWRAAGMRIDSPSLASSGEASPHAHLKWPRVSAAFDFKRPLRFEDEFEVLVGIAAVTTRSIQYNHTIMRGEITVGIGTVTAACVQLGADHVLRAVEIPPEILSRLRGVVGT; from the coding sequence GTGCAGTTTGCCGAAACCGATTTGGCCGGCATGGTGCACTTCTCGAACTTCTTTCGCTACATGGAGGAGGCCGAGCACGCACTGTGGCGGGCAGCCGGCATGCGCATCGACTCGCCTTCGCTCGCGAGCTCCGGCGAAGCAAGCCCGCACGCGCACCTCAAGTGGCCGCGCGTGTCGGCGGCCTTTGACTTCAAGCGGCCGCTCCGTTTCGAAGACGAGTTCGAGGTCCTGGTCGGCATTGCCGCGGTGACGACGCGGTCCATCCAGTACAACCACACCATCATGCGCGGCGAGATCACGGTCGGCATCGGCACGGTGACCGCGGCATGCGTGCAGCTCGGAGCGGATCACGTCCTCAGGGCGGTGGAGATTCCGCCGGAGATCCTAAGCCGGCTTCGCGGCGTCGTCGGGACGTAG
- a CDS encoding DUF4126 domain-containing protein, protein MEILATLGRTLGFSLAAGVNLYATVAVLGLAARYGWVQLPEQFQVFNNPWVIGVAGALYVIEFVADKIPWVDSIWDSIHTVIRPVGGALIAVAALGEASPAVMGMIALLGGTVAAGSHMTKAGTRVAINTSPEPFTNWIASLAEDVFVIGLSLLTLKFPLLALAVSATILVMMVWLARRLWKWLRPDDAAKPA, encoded by the coding sequence ATGGAGATACTCGCCACCCTTGGCCGCACACTCGGGTTTTCCCTCGCCGCCGGCGTGAACCTGTACGCGACCGTGGCGGTGTTGGGCCTGGCCGCGCGCTACGGGTGGGTGCAGCTTCCCGAACAGTTCCAGGTCTTCAACAATCCGTGGGTGATCGGCGTTGCCGGCGCGTTGTACGTGATCGAGTTTGTCGCCGACAAGATTCCCTGGGTCGATTCGATCTGGGATTCCATCCACACGGTGATTCGTCCTGTCGGCGGCGCGCTGATCGCGGTCGCCGCGCTAGGTGAGGCTTCGCCGGCCGTGATGGGCATGATTGCGCTGCTCGGCGGCACCGTGGCGGCCGGGAGCCACATGACCAAGGCCGGCACCCGCGTCGCCATCAACACCAGCCCCGAGCCGTTCACCAACTGGATTGCGAGCCTGGCCGAAGACGTGTTCGTCATCGGGCTGAGCCTGCTGACGCTCAAGTTTCCACTGCTCGCACTGGCGGTCAGCGCGACGATCCTCGTGATGATGGTGTGGCTGGCGCGGCGGTTGTGGAAGTGGCTACGTCCCGACGACGCCGCGAAGCCGGCTTAG
- a CDS encoding lysophospholipid acyltransferase family protein, with protein MNPASLLAAVRSVLTYVVVSLYVLIAGPIGLGIAIPFKLKGVLYELGHIGVGLALGMAGIRYRVTGAEKVPAGQAVVFCSNHESNVDPPVLFQALHRRLHVLFKAELKKLPILGKVMLAGGFVAVERERKEASMASIERAADSIRAGNSFLIFPEGTRSRTSELLPFKKGGFIMAIKAQAPIVPVAISGGRDAMRKGSWFVRPVLCRIRIGEPVPTAGLSLDDRDRLIEVVRARIEDLLRT; from the coding sequence ATGAACCCGGCGTCCTTGCTTGCGGCCGTCCGTTCTGTACTGACCTACGTCGTCGTCTCCCTTTACGTCTTGATCGCCGGGCCCATCGGGCTTGGCATCGCCATCCCCTTCAAACTCAAGGGCGTGCTTTACGAGCTCGGCCACATCGGTGTCGGCCTGGCCCTGGGCATGGCCGGGATCCGCTACCGGGTGACCGGGGCCGAAAAGGTGCCGGCGGGGCAGGCCGTGGTGTTTTGCTCGAACCACGAGAGCAACGTCGATCCGCCGGTGCTGTTCCAGGCGCTGCATCGCCGGCTGCACGTCCTGTTCAAGGCAGAGCTCAAGAAGCTTCCCATTCTCGGCAAGGTGATGCTGGCCGGCGGGTTTGTCGCCGTCGAACGCGAGCGCAAAGAGGCCTCGATGGCGTCGATCGAGCGCGCCGCCGACTCGATCCGCGCCGGCAACTCGTTCCTGATCTTCCCAGAAGGCACGCGCAGCCGCACCTCGGAGCTCTTGCCATTCAAGAAGGGTGGCTTCATCATGGCCATCAAGGCGCAGGCGCCGATTGTGCCGGTGGCCATTTCCGGCGGCCGCGACGCCATGCGCAAGGGCAGCTGGTTCGTGCGGCCGGTGCTGTGCCGCATCCGCATTGGCGAACCTGTGCCGACCGCGGGCCTGTCGCTGGACGATCGCGATCGGTTGATTGAAGTCGTCCGGGCTCGAATCGAGGACCTGCTGCGCACCTGA
- a CDS encoding CarD family transcriptional regulator encodes MGFKIGDKVIYPNHGLGVVEKVEEKTILGTTCGFFHLRILSNETTVLVPVANVDNVGLRRAITDEEVERLFQLLGDGKIDNHQNWKGRFKDNSDKMRTGSIYDMADVLKSLTFLAKSKSLSFREKRMLDRAKALIVSEISEVMRTTVADIEERVTTALEKCFVQKARSAQRAATRATKAAPAKAAARVTPVAAPRRQARAS; translated from the coding sequence GTGGGATTTAAGATCGGTGACAAGGTCATATACCCGAATCATGGGCTCGGGGTCGTCGAGAAGGTCGAAGAAAAGACCATTCTCGGAACCACGTGTGGATTTTTTCACCTCCGGATTCTGTCGAACGAAACGACCGTACTAGTCCCCGTCGCCAACGTGGATAACGTTGGCCTGCGCCGGGCGATTACGGATGAGGAAGTTGAACGATTGTTCCAACTGTTGGGCGACGGCAAGATCGACAACCACCAGAACTGGAAAGGCCGCTTCAAGGACAACTCGGACAAGATGCGCACCGGCTCCATTTACGACATGGCCGATGTGTTGAAGAGCCTGACGTTCCTGGCCAAATCGAAGAGCTTGTCGTTCCGCGAAAAGCGCATGCTCGACCGCGCCAAGGCCCTCATTGTCTCGGAGATCTCCGAGGTGATGCGGACCACCGTGGCCGACATCGAAGAGCGGGTCACCACCGCCCTCGAGAAGTGCTTCGTCCAGAAGGCGCGTTCGGCCCAGCGGGCCGCGACCCGTGCCACCAAGGCGGCGCCCGCCAAGGCGGCCGCACGCGTCACGCCGGTGGCGGCGCCGCGGCGCCAAGCTCGCGCCAGCTAA
- a CDS encoding 50S ribosomal protein L11 methyltransferase: MFRFALQLSLALALGTPLSALALSDVAGQTPATKRPDAPQLAPYVPTPQDVVERMLALAGVTKNDVVYDLGCGDGRIPIAAARMYGARGVGVDIDPQRIAEANANAMAAGVEHLVTFRLQDAMKTDVSPATVVTTYLLTASNLKLRPLLTAQLKPGSRIVAHSFGFGDWTPEKADSFTDAEGRARMLYLYRADGKVRQ, translated from the coding sequence ATGTTCAGATTTGCGCTCCAGTTGAGCTTGGCCCTGGCCCTCGGCACTCCCCTTTCCGCCCTTGCCCTGAGTGACGTCGCAGGGCAGACGCCGGCCACCAAACGGCCCGATGCGCCACAACTGGCCCCCTACGTCCCCACTCCCCAGGACGTCGTCGAACGCATGCTCGCGCTGGCCGGGGTGACCAAGAACGATGTGGTCTACGACCTGGGCTGTGGTGACGGTCGCATTCCCATTGCCGCGGCCCGGATGTACGGCGCGCGCGGGGTGGGCGTGGACATCGACCCGCAGCGCATTGCCGAAGCCAATGCCAACGCAATGGCTGCGGGGGTCGAGCACCTGGTGACGTTCCGCCTGCAGGACGCGATGAAAACCGACGTGTCGCCCGCCACCGTGGTCACAACCTACCTGCTGACGGCCTCGAACCTCAAGCTGAGGCCGCTCTTGACCGCCCAACTCAAGCCCGGCTCGCGGATCGTGGCGCACTCATTCGGCTTTGGCGACTGGACGCCCGAGAAGGCCGACTCGTTCACCGACGCCGAGGGCCGCGCCCGCATGCTGTATCTCTATCGCGCCGACGGTAAGGTCCGCCAGTGA
- a CDS encoding DUF853 family protein, with protein sequence MTSFEKLGLFYLGREVDAATRTRGDAPLLYDSSDLVTHGVIVGMTGSGKTGLGIDLIEEAAIDGVPVIAIDPKGDLGNLMLTFPGLSAAEFTPWVNPDEARRAGQSPEAFGTAEAARWAKGLAEWGQDGARIARLRDAAEFALYTPGSSSGRPLSIVQSFAAPEPAILNDPELLSDRVTTAATSVLTLAGVTAEPMRSREHVLVSTLFTEAWRAGIDLDLPALIAQVQTPAITKVGVLDLESFYPAKERFALAMQLNQLLAAPGFSAWLQGEPLSIDRLLHGANGHPRVSIISLAHLDDQERMFFVSLLLNELVGWMRSQRGTSSLRALVYFDEIAGFLPPVANPPSKAPLLTLLKQARAFGLGLTVATQNPVDLDYKALANAGTWMLGRLQTDRDKARVLDGLEGVAGTAGTGFDRAEIDRLLSSLGKRVFLLHNVHEKAPVLFETRWAMSYLRGPLGRDEIRTLTGARPAPPPVPVPRVLTVPRVPKVPEVPRVPTAQAPVLDPGIPQFFVPGGDAYVPMVLGVARVSYSDAKLGLDETREVAVLTPIGDGPVALDWEHAEPADFAVTDLLKTPEGDAATFAALPPPAAKPRSYATWEKDFSRWAAQSQSIELFKSPRVKLLSAPEETERDFRVRLGHEAREARDAALSKVRDKYAPKLTTLQDRIRRAEQAVQVQSEQASGARVSAAVSIGATIFGALLGRKAVSASTLGRATTAARGMGKVGKEAQDVTRAAETVAALTEQLNDLQAALEADLQAVSAEWDPAGDILERVLVKPKRGGVSVQLLALVWVPRA encoded by the coding sequence GTGACCAGTTTCGAGAAGCTCGGCCTGTTCTACCTGGGACGCGAGGTGGACGCGGCCACCAGGACGCGTGGCGATGCCCCGTTGCTGTACGACTCGTCCGACCTGGTCACGCACGGCGTGATCGTCGGCATGACCGGCAGCGGCAAAACGGGCCTCGGCATCGACCTGATTGAAGAGGCGGCCATCGACGGCGTGCCGGTGATTGCCATCGACCCCAAGGGCGACCTGGGCAACCTGATGCTGACGTTTCCCGGCCTGTCGGCGGCCGAGTTCACCCCGTGGGTCAATCCGGATGAGGCGCGGCGTGCCGGCCAGTCCCCCGAGGCGTTCGGGACGGCGGAAGCGGCACGCTGGGCGAAGGGGCTCGCCGAGTGGGGCCAGGATGGGGCGCGCATCGCGCGGCTGCGCGACGCCGCCGAGTTCGCGCTGTATACCCCCGGCAGTTCGAGCGGCCGGCCACTCTCGATCGTGCAGTCGTTCGCCGCGCCCGAGCCGGCGATCCTGAACGACCCGGAACTGCTGTCGGACCGCGTCACCACGGCCGCCACCAGCGTGCTGACCCTGGCCGGCGTGACCGCCGAGCCGATGCGCAGCCGCGAACACGTGCTGGTCTCGACCCTGTTCACCGAGGCGTGGCGGGCCGGTATCGACCTGGACCTGCCGGCGCTGATCGCGCAGGTGCAGACGCCGGCCATCACCAAGGTCGGCGTGCTCGACCTCGAATCGTTCTACCCCGCCAAGGAACGCTTCGCGCTGGCGATGCAACTCAACCAGTTGCTGGCCGCCCCCGGCTTCAGCGCCTGGCTGCAGGGCGAGCCGCTCAGCATCGACCGCCTGCTGCACGGCGCCAATGGCCATCCGCGCGTCAGCATCATCTCGCTCGCCCACCTCGACGATCAGGAGCGGATGTTCTTCGTCTCGCTGCTGCTGAACGAACTGGTCGGCTGGATGCGCAGCCAGCGCGGCACGTCGAGCCTGCGCGCACTGGTGTACTTCGACGAGATCGCCGGGTTCCTCCCGCCGGTCGCCAACCCGCCCTCGAAAGCGCCGCTGCTCACGCTGCTGAAGCAGGCGCGCGCGTTCGGGCTGGGGCTGACGGTGGCGACGCAGAACCCGGTGGATCTGGACTACAAGGCGCTCGCCAACGCCGGCACCTGGATGCTCGGCCGCCTGCAAACCGACCGCGACAAGGCGCGCGTGCTCGATGGTCTCGAGGGCGTGGCCGGCACGGCCGGCACCGGATTCGACCGGGCCGAGATCGATCGGCTGCTGTCGTCACTCGGCAAGCGCGTGTTCCTGCTGCACAACGTGCATGAGAAGGCGCCGGTGCTGTTTGAAACGCGGTGGGCGATGTCGTACCTGCGAGGGCCTTTGGGGCGCGATGAGATTCGAACCTTGACAGGAGCGCGCCCCGCACCGCCCCCGGTTCCGGTGCCTAGGGTGCTTACGGTGCCTAGGGTGCCTAAGGTGCCTGAGGTGCCAAGGGTGCCAACGGCGCAGGCGCCAGTGCTCGATCCGGGCATCCCGCAATTCTTCGTGCCAGGCGGCGACGCTTACGTGCCCATGGTGCTGGGCGTGGCGCGGGTGTCGTATTCCGATGCCAAGCTCGGCCTCGATGAAACACGCGAGGTGGCGGTGTTGACGCCCATTGGCGACGGCCCCGTCGCGCTTGATTGGGAGCATGCCGAGCCGGCCGACTTCGCGGTGACGGACCTGCTGAAGACCCCCGAGGGTGATGCGGCCACGTTTGCCGCGCTGCCCCCGCCCGCGGCCAAGCCCCGGAGCTACGCGACCTGGGAGAAGGATTTCTCCCGATGGGCTGCGCAGTCGCAGTCAATCGAACTGTTCAAGAGCCCGCGCGTCAAGCTCCTGTCGGCACCCGAGGAAACGGAGCGCGACTTCCGCGTCCGCCTGGGCCACGAGGCCCGCGAAGCCAGGGATGCCGCACTGTCCAAGGTGCGCGACAAGTACGCCCCGAAACTCACCACACTGCAAGACCGCATCCGCCGCGCCGAGCAGGCCGTGCAGGTGCAGAGCGAGCAGGCCAGCGGCGCCAGGGTGTCGGCCGCCGTCTCGATCGGCGCGACCATCTTTGGCGCGCTGCTCGGCCGCAAGGCGGTCAGCGCCAGCACGCTTGGCCGCGCCACGACGGCGGCCCGCGGCATGGGCAAGGTGGGCAAGGAAGCCCAGGACGTGACGCGCGCCGCCGAGACCGTCGCCGCCCTCACCGAGCAACTGAACGACCTGCAAGCCGCGCTCGAAGCCGACCTGCAGGCCGTGTCGGCCGAATGGGATCCGGCGGGCGACATACTCGAACGCGTGCTGGTGAAACCCAAGCGCGGCGGCGTCTCGGTGCAATTGCTCGCCCTTGTCTGGGTTCCCCGCGCATGA
- a CDS encoding AbrB/MazE/SpoVT family DNA-binding domain-containing protein, whose protein sequence is MRITSKGQVTIPQHIREELGLLPNTEVEFSVENGRAVLNPKADPLSPGAKLVKHIRESGTGKMNMSSKELMALLRDEPDELDAD, encoded by the coding sequence ATGCGAATTACCAGCAAGGGCCAGGTCACCATCCCACAACACATCCGCGAAGAGCTGGGGCTGCTTCCAAACACCGAAGTTGAGTTCTCGGTTGAGAACGGACGTGCGGTGCTCAACCCCAAAGCCGATCCGCTGAGCCCCGGCGCGAAGCTGGTGAAGCATATTCGCGAGAGTGGGACGGGGAAAATGAACATGAGCAGCAAGGAACTGATGGCGCTACTGCGTGACGAGCCCGATGAACTCGACGCTGATTGA
- a CDS encoding type II toxin-antitoxin system VapC family toxin yields the protein MNSTLIDSNVLIDLVDDESEWRSWSDAMLQLCRDRGPVVINPIIFAEVSSGFTSADLVEEIFPATMLHRESLPWGAAFLAGQAFRVYRRRGGERRSPLPDFYIGAHAAVAGHTLLTRDARRYRHYFPTLRIISP from the coding sequence ATGAACTCGACGCTGATTGATTCGAATGTCCTGATCGATCTCGTCGATGATGAGTCGGAGTGGCGATCGTGGTCGGACGCCATGCTCCAACTGTGCCGGGATCGTGGTCCCGTCGTCATCAACCCCATCATTTTCGCGGAAGTGTCATCGGGCTTCACATCGGCTGACCTGGTCGAAGAGATATTCCCGGCCACTATGCTGCATCGCGAGTCGCTGCCATGGGGGGCCGCCTTTCTGGCCGGGCAGGCGTTTCGCGTGTATCGAAGACGAGGCGGCGAGCGCCGATCGCCGCTCCCGGACTTCTACATCGGGGCTCACGCGGCGGTGGCCGGTCACACATTGCTCACCCGCGATGCGCGGCGTTATCGGCACTACTTTCCGACACTGCGGATCATCTCGCCGTAG
- a CDS encoding acetyl-CoA hydrolase/transferase C-terminal domain-containing protein, with protein sequence MGVGSSAPRIEISTRAVSADDAVSRLTSGMRVFVHGAAATPTPLVEAMVRRASLQDVTLYHLHTMGPAPFVDPEHRDRFLSVSLFTGPPLRAAIEDGAADFMPIFLSDIPSLFRTRTIALDAALLQVSPPDRHGFCSLGTSVDAALAAALSARILIAEVNEQMPRTLGNTLVPFARLDACIHTNRPLHQHLAAPPTPIDDAIGAQVAALVEDGATLQMGIGAIPDAALRRLGNKHDLGIHTEMFSDGIIDLVEGGVITNRKKKVHQGRIVTSFVIGSERLYRFVDDNPLVEFHPCDRTNDTSLIRKNDKVVAINSAIEVDLSGQVVADSIGFRIYSGIGGQMDFVRGAALSHGGKPIIALPSMAAGGKASRIVMAIRPGAGVVTTRGHVHWVVTEHGAVNLFGRSLRQRAEALIGIAHPDVRASLCAEFAERRQVVLSGA encoded by the coding sequence ATGGGAGTCGGGAGCAGCGCGCCGCGAATCGAGATCTCGACCCGTGCGGTCTCGGCCGATGATGCCGTGTCTCGCCTCACGAGCGGCATGCGCGTCTTCGTGCACGGCGCCGCCGCCACGCCCACGCCGCTCGTCGAGGCGATGGTGCGGCGGGCGTCGCTGCAGGACGTGACGCTGTACCACCTGCACACGATGGGGCCGGCGCCGTTCGTGGACCCTGAACACCGCGACCGTTTCCTGTCGGTCTCGCTGTTCACGGGCCCGCCACTGCGCGCGGCGATCGAAGACGGCGCGGCCGACTTCATGCCGATCTTCCTCTCGGATATTCCATCGCTTTTCCGCACGAGGACGATCGCGCTCGATGCCGCGCTGTTGCAGGTCTCGCCGCCCGACCGGCACGGCTTCTGCTCGCTCGGCACGTCGGTGGACGCGGCCCTCGCAGCAGCGCTCTCGGCCAGGATCCTCATCGCCGAGGTGAACGAGCAGATGCCGCGCACGCTCGGCAATACGCTGGTGCCGTTCGCGCGCCTCGATGCCTGCATCCACACGAACCGGCCGCTGCACCAGCACCTCGCGGCGCCGCCCACCCCGATTGACGACGCCATCGGCGCGCAGGTCGCCGCGCTGGTGGAAGACGGCGCCACGCTGCAGATGGGCATCGGCGCCATTCCCGACGCCGCGCTGCGCCGGCTCGGCAACAAACACGACCTCGGCATCCACACCGAGATGTTCTCGGATGGGATCATCGATCTGGTCGAAGGCGGCGTCATCACGAACCGCAAGAAGAAGGTGCACCAGGGCCGGATCGTCACGTCGTTCGTGATCGGCAGTGAGCGGCTGTACCGGTTCGTCGACGACAACCCGCTCGTCGAGTTCCACCCGTGCGATCGCACGAACGACACCTCGCTCATCCGCAAGAACGACAAGGTCGTGGCCATCAACTCGGCGATCGAGGTGGACCTGTCGGGTCAGGTGGTGGCCGATTCGATCGGCTTCCGCATCTACTCGGGGATCGGCGGACAAATGGACTTCGTCCGCGGCGCCGCGCTCTCGCACGGGGGCAAGCCCATCATCGCGCTGCCGTCAATGGCGGCCGGTGGCAAAGCCTCGCGGATCGTGATGGCGATCAGGCCCGGCGCCGGGGTCGTGACCACGCGCGGTCACGTGCACTGGGTGGTGACCGAACACGGCGCTGTCAATCTGTTCGGCAGGTCGCTGCGCCAGCGCGCCGAGGCGCTCATCGGCATCGCGCATCCAGACGTGCGCGCGTCGCTCTGCGCGGAGTTTGCCGAGCGGCGTCAAGTGGTGCTGTCCGGCGCCTGA
- a CDS encoding creatininase family protein, whose product MKRVHVAVVMVCVLSASTVFAQAPAPANPLWHEQKVRNYLPHMTSPEVADLLTRTDMVILPVASLEQHGLHGPLGTDFLNGLERAKLIAQKTDVLVAPILFPGNSPYHMAFPGTITLPAETIQLVYFQAAQSLLAHGFKRFLIMNSHGGNASIVQYVVDRINQETAGIAVELDAAAQPFVKRATRPGAPAFDRHGGVSETSRSLYLTPNLVNMGVARTAPLTLRPHLEKILPEVVAGDPTATRVFLAEALKAAATGKGTSAKDMTETGVWSALDVKTATAERGREETEASVNAAVAFIERWKQLRPLGTR is encoded by the coding sequence ATGAAGCGAGTCCATGTGGCCGTTGTGATGGTGTGCGTGTTGTCAGCCTCGACGGTGTTTGCGCAGGCGCCGGCGCCGGCCAATCCGCTGTGGCACGAGCAGAAGGTCAGGAATTACCTGCCGCACATGACCTCGCCCGAAGTCGCCGACTTGCTGACGCGCACCGACATGGTGATTCTGCCGGTCGCGTCGCTCGAGCAGCACGGATTGCACGGCCCGCTCGGCACCGACTTCCTGAACGGACTCGAGCGTGCCAAGCTGATCGCACAGAAGACCGACGTGCTGGTGGCGCCGATTCTGTTTCCCGGCAACTCGCCGTATCACATGGCGTTTCCCGGCACCATTACGCTGCCGGCCGAAACGATTCAGCTGGTGTACTTCCAGGCAGCGCAGAGCCTGCTGGCCCACGGCTTCAAGCGCTTCCTGATCATGAACAGCCATGGCGGCAACGCCAGCATCGTGCAGTATGTCGTCGACCGCATCAACCAGGAGACGGCGGGCATTGCCGTGGAACTGGACGCGGCCGCCCAGCCGTTTGTGAAGCGCGCGACCCGGCCGGGCGCGCCGGCCTTCGACCGGCATGGCGGCGTGAGCGAGACCTCCAGGTCGCTCTACCTGACGCCCAACCTCGTGAACATGGGCGTAGCCCGCACCGCCCCGCTCACCTTGCGCCCGCATCTCGAGAAGATCCTTCCGGAGGTAGTGGCCGGCGACCCCACGGCGACGCGGGTGTTCCTGGCCGAGGCGCTTAAGGCCGCCGCCACCGGGAAGGGCACCTCGGCGAAGGACATGACCGAGACCGGCGTGTGGAGTGCGCTTGACGTGAAGACCGCGACCGCCGAGCGCGGCCGCGAGGAGACCGAGGCGTCGGTGAATGCGGCCGTAGCGTTCATCGAACGCTGGAAGCAACTGCGGCCACTCGGGACCCGGTGA